A single genomic interval of Adhaeribacter pallidiroseus harbors:
- a CDS encoding outer membrane beta-barrel protein, which translates to MIKINTQPIWLCIAFILLALSAFAQKNYVPGYLVLPPGDTVRGLIDDQNWERNPTAINFKKEINANSQKFTVAQIEGFGVVDGDIYHKKIVKVDKTPTQLEELSRTVGNVITTDTVFLAEQVRGPINLYYLHDENRKNHFYIQIEDGTVEELIQRSYLVNKSGQNLLGISDQYKDQLRYSYLISCPNLHSEINKTTYTKASLKSLIYKYNACLNPAILVEQKPTAKEEYKFNLVAGLDGTSYTFKGDPYSFKDLVNAKFDLKPSIMMGLGFQILLPRNRHKWSLYNEVAYKKNYAQGHSQNQQYYRNEQSKITIKADYVGFTTMLRYSWLKQNYQPFVNIGFAGNYALQISTHKQTIMSTSSEAITREATILKDSKKVEVAAVAGAGVKIKKITAELRLEKGSGYLNYTNLSVTKNMLAFLLGYNFN; encoded by the coding sequence ATGATTAAAATTAATACTCAGCCCATTTGGCTATGCATTGCATTTATTTTACTAGCCTTATCTGCTTTCGCGCAAAAAAATTATGTGCCCGGCTACCTCGTTTTACCTCCAGGTGATACCGTTCGAGGCTTGATTGATGACCAAAACTGGGAACGTAACCCTACGGCCATTAATTTTAAAAAAGAAATAAATGCTAATTCTCAGAAATTTACCGTGGCGCAAATAGAAGGATTTGGTGTTGTGGATGGCGATATTTACCACAAGAAAATTGTAAAAGTTGACAAAACTCCTACTCAATTAGAAGAACTTTCTCGAACCGTAGGGAATGTAATTACCACAGACACAGTCTTCTTAGCGGAACAGGTTAGAGGACCTATAAATCTATACTACCTGCATGATGAGAACCGCAAAAACCATTTTTATATTCAAATAGAAGATGGCACTGTAGAAGAGTTGATACAAAGAAGTTATTTAGTTAATAAAAGTGGTCAAAATCTATTAGGTATTTCTGATCAATACAAAGATCAATTACGTTACTCGTATCTTATTAGCTGCCCAAACTTGCACTCCGAAATAAATAAAACCACCTATACAAAAGCCTCATTAAAATCATTGATTTATAAATACAATGCGTGCTTAAACCCGGCTATTTTGGTTGAGCAGAAACCAACTGCCAAAGAAGAGTATAAGTTTAACTTGGTGGCTGGTCTGGATGGTACCAGTTACACCTTTAAGGGTGACCCGTATTCTTTTAAAGATTTAGTTAATGCAAAGTTTGATCTAAAACCAAGTATTATGATGGGTTTGGGTTTTCAGATTTTGTTACCCCGCAACCGGCATAAATGGTCGCTTTACAACGAAGTAGCTTATAAAAAGAATTACGCACAAGGCCACTCGCAGAACCAACAATATTACCGGAATGAACAATCCAAAATAACGATAAAGGCAGATTACGTTGGATTTACCACAATGCTGCGCTATTCCTGGTTGAAACAAAATTACCAGCCTTTTGTAAATATTGGTTTTGCCGGGAACTATGCCCTCCAAATTTCTACGCATAAACAAACAATTATGTCCACGAGTAGTGAAGCAATAACGCGAGAAGCAACTATTTTGAAAGACTCTAAAAAGGTAGAAGTAGCAGCAGTTGCCGGTGCAGGAGTAAAAATTAAAAAAATTACCGCTGAGTTAAGATTAGAGAAAGGTTCTGGTTATTTGAATTATACTAATTTATCGGTTACCAAGAACATGCTGGCCTTTTTATTAGGATATAATTTTAACTAA
- a CDS encoding 2'-5' RNA ligase family protein, with amino-acid sequence MVAVVSLLDAKHTRMVNEIIADLERIFGLKGVKITADPHITWLICEVEKLTELKSYLKEVAGQTTSVQVKTTGIGIFTGEHPVIFVPVIRADGFNQVHAELFRGIRTFSRQTVNFYDPDNWVPHISLALRDTTSDLLPQIVQYLNQRTYNWKIQLDNISILKNEANQYLLDETYMFANSVKVG; translated from the coding sequence ATGGTAGCAGTAGTTTCTTTACTGGATGCAAAACATACCCGAATGGTGAACGAGATCATTGCTGATCTGGAGCGAATTTTTGGTTTAAAGGGCGTTAAAATTACCGCGGATCCGCATATCACCTGGCTTATTTGCGAAGTTGAAAAACTTACCGAATTAAAGTCTTATTTAAAAGAAGTTGCCGGACAAACCACTTCTGTTCAGGTTAAAACAACGGGTATCGGCATTTTTACGGGCGAGCACCCCGTTATATTTGTGCCAGTGATACGGGCTGACGGATTTAACCAGGTCCATGCGGAGCTATTCAGAGGCATTCGCACATTTAGTCGCCAAACGGTTAACTTTTACGATCCGGATAATTGGGTACCACACATTTCCTTAGCCTTACGCGATACTACCTCCGATTTACTGCCCCAGATTGTGCAGTACTTAAACCAAAGAACCTACAATTGGAAGATTCAGTTGGATAACATTAGTATTTTAAAAAATGAAGCTAACCAGTACCTCCTGGACGAAACGTATATGTTTGCTAACTCCGTAAAAGTAGGTTAA
- a CDS encoding ABC-F family ATP-binding cassette domain-containing protein, which translates to MISINNLDFHFGSRTLYEDANLHIKPKDKIGLIGLNGTGKSTLLRVLVGEYKPDSGTIQMSRETTLGFLNQDLLSYQTEDSILLVAMQAFEEALSLQKKIDEVLHQFEIDYRDELVDKLAKLQEQFEALDGYNVQNKAEEILEGLGFSTEDLQRPLRTFSGGWRMRVMLAKILLQKPSLLLLDEPTNHLDLPSIKWLENYLENYEGAVVIVSHDREFLDKTTNTTVEVAQQKLNLYAGNYSFYLEEKELRNEIQKGAFENQQSQIRQAERFIERFKAKASKAKQAQSRAKMLDKLERIDEVASDAPKVNFKFQFNVQPGRHILRLEHMSKSYDQKVIFRDTHVNIERGDKIALIGANGKGKSTLMRIIAGDEPINGKRQQGHNVIMSFYAQHQLESLHVDNEILQELTEAGSKRNEMELRSILGSFLFTGDAVFKKIKVLSGGEKSRVALAKTLISEANFLLLDEPTNHLDMQSVNILIQALEQYEGTFVVISHDRYFVENVANKIWYIEDYQLKEYPGTYHEYEYWQEQREKNEKKAGTAASKPVEIKPTPAKAAPANTSGNQANLQQDLKKMNQQLKDVENQISSLESKQTALESQLADPKIYGNPNQLREVTQQFESIKKQLEEKNSQWENTLQAIDELESQSKNI; encoded by the coding sequence ATGATTTCTATTAACAACCTTGATTTTCACTTCGGGAGCCGCACGCTTTACGAAGATGCCAATTTACACATTAAACCCAAAGACAAAATCGGCCTGATAGGTTTAAATGGTACCGGTAAATCTACGTTGCTGCGGGTGCTGGTAGGCGAGTACAAACCCGACTCCGGCACCATTCAAATGAGTCGCGAAACTACCTTGGGTTTCTTGAACCAGGATTTATTGTCGTACCAAACCGAAGATAGTATTTTGTTGGTGGCCATGCAGGCTTTTGAGGAAGCTTTATCGCTGCAAAAAAAAATTGACGAGGTGTTACATCAATTTGAAATTGATTACCGCGATGAACTGGTAGATAAATTAGCTAAACTACAAGAGCAGTTTGAAGCGCTGGATGGATACAATGTGCAAAATAAAGCCGAGGAAATTCTGGAAGGATTGGGTTTTAGCACCGAAGACCTTCAGCGCCCATTAAGAACTTTTTCGGGAGGCTGGCGCATGCGCGTTATGCTGGCTAAAATTTTATTGCAGAAACCTTCGTTGCTGCTACTCGATGAGCCTACCAACCACTTGGATTTACCTTCTATCAAATGGCTCGAAAATTACCTGGAAAACTACGAGGGCGCGGTAGTGATTGTGTCGCACGACCGGGAGTTTTTAGATAAAACTACGAATACAACGGTAGAAGTAGCGCAACAAAAGTTAAACCTTTATGCCGGTAATTATTCTTTTTACCTGGAAGAAAAAGAATTGCGGAACGAAATTCAAAAAGGAGCCTTTGAAAACCAACAATCGCAAATAAGACAGGCCGAGCGATTTATTGAACGCTTTAAAGCCAAAGCTTCCAAAGCCAAACAAGCGCAAAGCCGGGCTAAAATGCTGGATAAACTGGAACGCATTGATGAGGTAGCCAGCGATGCACCCAAAGTAAATTTTAAATTTCAGTTTAATGTGCAGCCGGGCCGTCATATTCTGCGGTTAGAGCACATGAGTAAGAGCTATGATCAAAAAGTAATTTTCCGGGATACGCACGTTAATATTGAGCGGGGAGATAAAATAGCTTTAATTGGGGCCAATGGAAAAGGGAAATCTACTTTAATGCGCATTATTGCCGGTGATGAGCCCATTAATGGCAAACGCCAGCAAGGTCATAACGTGATTATGTCTTTTTACGCCCAGCATCAGTTAGAATCGTTGCACGTAGATAACGAAATTTTGCAGGAGTTAACCGAAGCGGGTAGCAAGCGGAACGAGATGGAATTACGCAGTATTTTAGGCTCTTTCTTGTTTACCGGCGATGCGGTTTTTAAAAAAATTAAAGTTTTATCCGGGGGCGAAAAATCACGGGTAGCCTTAGCCAAAACCTTAATTTCAGAAGCTAATTTCTTGTTGCTCGATGAGCCTACCAACCACCTGGATATGCAATCGGTAAACATTTTGATCCAGGCTTTGGAACAATACGAAGGTACATTTGTGGTGATTTCGCACGACCGGTATTTCGTGGAAAATGTAGCCAACAAAATCTGGTACATCGAAGATTATCAATTAAAAGAATATCCGGGCACTTACCACGAATACGAGTACTGGCAAGAACAACGCGAAAAAAACGAAAAGAAAGCAGGAACAGCGGCCAGTAAACCAGTAGAAATTAAGCCAACCCCGGCCAAAGCCGCTCCAGCAAATACCTCCGGAAATCAAGCTAATCTACAGCAAGATTTAAAAAAAATGAATCAGCAATTAAAAGACGTAGAAAACCAGATCAGTAGCCTGGAGTCGAAACAAACTGCTTTAGAAAGCCAATTAGCTGATCCTAAAATCTACGGCAATCCGAATCAATTACGAGAGGTTACCCAGCAGTTTGAGTCTATAAAAAAGCAGTTAGAAGAAAAAAATAGTCAGTGGGAAAATACCTTGCAGGCTATTGATGAACTGGAAAGCCAATCAAAAAATATTTAA